A genomic stretch from Malus domestica chromosome 15, GDT2T_hap1 includes:
- the LOC103402120 gene encoding uncharacterized protein isoform X1 — MKLIQISSHEAKNPTELSLRQAFELFEPKLRPPFALTIPNPQEYLFLNKAILYGVLCETHVGKAHMKHLHAIVTDGYCCFVSLLVEVVNELYVKLLEPVKSRLIWATKELINVLAVGVEGLLVCLLRQILGGDFSDGNLWLCFEMATIFMSKWDYLLQVDPMILTSGLYTYLRLLADHSRFVGRDLVRLLQDLVHLPKFRAIWKDLVLNQGEFKARGFYGIPQLYNTRTPSEYMLLRITPEMEAQLRFLLTHVKLGNQKRHQAWFAKKFLWEPNRETLIIDIVRFICCAYHPTNEVIQSDVVPRWAVIGWLLKSCTKNYVEANVKLALLYDWLFFEERVDNIMDIEPAMLLMVYSIPRYIDITHTLLEFLFLLMENYDVEHYDILVKGVSTSFSVLVKRGVICSLDVLTSCDALSPILQQARQVFVR; from the exons ATGAAACTAATTCAAATCTCTTCCCACGAAGCCAAAAACCCGACAGAGCTCTCTCTCAGGCAAGCCTTTGAACTTTTTGAACCAAAACTGAGGCCCCCTTTTGCATTAACAATTCCAAATCCACAAGAATACTTGTTTCTCAACAAAGCCATCCTTTATGGTGTTTTATGTGAAACCCATGTTGGAAAGGCACATATGAAGCACTTGCATGCTATTGTCACTGATGGGTATTGCTGCTTTGTTAGTTTGCTGGTCGAGGTCGTGAATGAATTGTATGTCAAGCTTCTTGAACCAGTCAAGTCTCGATTGATTTGGGCTACTAAGGagttgatcaatgttctagCAGTAGGCGTTGAAGGTTTGTTGGTTTGTTTGTTGAGGCAAATTCTTGGAGGGGATTTTAGTGATGGAAATCTGTGGCTGTGTTTTGAGATGGCGACCATCTTTATGTCGAAATGGGATTACTTGTTACAGGTTGATCCGATGATTTTGACTAGTGGGCTGTATACTTATCTTCGGCTTTTAGCTGATCACTCTAGATTT GTTGGCAGGGATCTTGTTCGACTTCTACAAGATTTGGTTCATTTACCCAAGTTTAGAGCAATATGGAAGGATTTGGTATTGAACCAGGGCGAGTTTAAGGCTCGGGGATTTTATGGTATTCCACAGCTCTATAACACAAGGACTCCAAGTGAGTATATGTTACTTCGGATTACTCCAGAAATGGAGGCCCAATTGCGATTTTTACTCACTCATGTGAAGTTGGGAAACCAGAAGCGTCACCAGGCATGGTTTGCCAAGAAGTTTCTATGGGAACCAAACAGGGAGACTCTCATAATTGACATTGTTCGATTTATATGTTGTGCCTACCACCCGACCAACGAAGTCATTCAGTCAGATGTCGTTCCAAGATGGGCTGTTATAGGTTGGCTTTTGAAATCTTGCACGAAGAATTATGTCGAAGCAAATGTGAAATTGGCTCTACTTTATGATTGGCTCTTTTTTGAGGAAAGAGTAGACAATATTATGGATATTGAACCCGCAATGCTATTAATGGTATATTCTATACCCAGATACATTGATATAACTCACACTCTTCTTGAATTTCTATTCCTTCTTATGGAGAACTATGATGTGGAACATTACGATATCTTAGTTAAAGGTGTGTCAACTTCTTTTAGTGTACTTGTTAAGAGAGGAGTGATTTGTTCACTTGATGTCTTGACCTCTTGTGATGCACTGTCTCCTATATTGCAACAAGCTCGACAGGTTTTTGTCAGGTAG
- the LOC103402120 gene encoding uncharacterized protein isoform X3, which yields MKLIQISSHEAKNPTELSLRQAFELFEPKLRPPFALTIPNPQEYLFLNKAILYGVLCETHVGKAHMKHLHAIVTDGYCCFVSLLVEVVNELYVKLLEPVKSRLIWATKELINVLAVGVEGLLVCLLRQILGGDFSDGNLWLCFEMATIFMSKWDYLLQVDPMILTSGLYTYLRLLADHSRFVSNPKLEALKQLEIDFCIKVLKEQFPLCLKVGRDLVRLLQDLVHLPKFRAIWKDLVLNQGEFKARGFYGIPQLYNTRTPSEYMLLRITPEMEAQLRFLLTHVKLGNQKRHQAWFAKKFLWEPNRETLIIDIVRFICCAYHPTNEVIQSDVVPRWAVIGWLLKSCTKNYVEANVKLALLYDWLFFEERVDNIMDIEPAMLLMVCC from the exons ATGAAACTAATTCAAATCTCTTCCCACGAAGCCAAAAACCCGACAGAGCTCTCTCTCAGGCAAGCCTTTGAACTTTTTGAACCAAAACTGAGGCCCCCTTTTGCATTAACAATTCCAAATCCACAAGAATACTTGTTTCTCAACAAAGCCATCCTTTATGGTGTTTTATGTGAAACCCATGTTGGAAAGGCACATATGAAGCACTTGCATGCTATTGTCACTGATGGGTATTGCTGCTTTGTTAGTTTGCTGGTCGAGGTCGTGAATGAATTGTATGTCAAGCTTCTTGAACCAGTCAAGTCTCGATTGATTTGGGCTACTAAGGagttgatcaatgttctagCAGTAGGCGTTGAAGGTTTGTTGGTTTGTTTGTTGAGGCAAATTCTTGGAGGGGATTTTAGTGATGGAAATCTGTGGCTGTGTTTTGAGATGGCGACCATCTTTATGTCGAAATGGGATTACTTGTTACAGGTTGATCCGATGATTTTGACTAGTGGGCTGTATACTTATCTTCGGCTTTTAGCTGATCACTCTAGATTTGTGAGTAATCCAAAATTAGAGGCAttaaagcaattggaaattgaTTTTTGTATTAAAGTTTTAAAGGAGCAGTTTCCTTTGTGTTTGAAGGTTGGCAGGGATCTTGTTCGACTTCTACAAGATTTGGTTCATTTACCCAAGTTTAGAGCAATATGGAAGGATTTGGTATTGAACCAGGGCGAGTTTAAGGCTCGGGGATTTTATGGTATTCCACAGCTCTATAACACAAGGACTCCAAGTGAGTATATGTTACTTCGGATTACTCCAGAAATGGAGGCCCAATTGCGATTTTTACTCACTCATGTGAAGTTGGGAAACCAGAAGCGTCACCAGGCATGGTTTGCCAAGAAGTTTCTATGGGAACCAAACAGGGAGACTCTCATAATTGACATTGTTCGATTTATATGTTGTGCCTACCACCCGACCAACGAAGTCATTCAGTCAGATGTCGTTCCAAGATGGGCTGTTATAGGTTGGCTTTTGAAATCTTGCACGAAGAATTATGTCGAAGCAAATGTGAAATTGGCTCTACTTTATGATTGGCTCTTTTTTGAGGAAAGAGTAGACAATATTATGGATATTGAACCCGCAATGCTATTAATG GTATGCTGTTGA
- the LOC103402120 gene encoding uncharacterized protein isoform X2: protein MKLIQISSHEAKNPTELSLRQAFELFEPKLRPPFALTIPNPQEYLFLNKAILYGVLCETHVGKAHMKHLHAIVTDGYCCFVSLLVEVVNELYVKLLEPVKSRLIWATKELINVLAVGVEGLLVCLLRQILGGDFSDGNLWLCFEMATIFMSKWDYLLQVDPMILTSGLYTYLRLLADHSRFVSNPKLEALKQLEIDFCIKVLKEQFPLCLKVGRDLVRLLQDLVHLPKFRAIWKDLVLNQGEFKARGFYGIPQLYNTRTPSEYMLLRITPEMEAQLRFLLTHVKLGNQKRHQAWFAKKFLWEPNRETLIIDIVRFICCAYHPTNEVIQSDVVPRWAVIGWLLKSCTKNYVEANVKLALLYDWLFFEERVDNIMDIEPAMLLMVYSIPRYIDITHTLLEFLFLLMENYDVEHYDILVKGVSTSFSVLVKRGVICSLDVLTSCDALSPILQQARQVFVR from the coding sequence ATGAAACTAATTCAAATCTCTTCCCACGAAGCCAAAAACCCGACAGAGCTCTCTCTCAGGCAAGCCTTTGAACTTTTTGAACCAAAACTGAGGCCCCCTTTTGCATTAACAATTCCAAATCCACAAGAATACTTGTTTCTCAACAAAGCCATCCTTTATGGTGTTTTATGTGAAACCCATGTTGGAAAGGCACATATGAAGCACTTGCATGCTATTGTCACTGATGGGTATTGCTGCTTTGTTAGTTTGCTGGTCGAGGTCGTGAATGAATTGTATGTCAAGCTTCTTGAACCAGTCAAGTCTCGATTGATTTGGGCTACTAAGGagttgatcaatgttctagCAGTAGGCGTTGAAGGTTTGTTGGTTTGTTTGTTGAGGCAAATTCTTGGAGGGGATTTTAGTGATGGAAATCTGTGGCTGTGTTTTGAGATGGCGACCATCTTTATGTCGAAATGGGATTACTTGTTACAGGTTGATCCGATGATTTTGACTAGTGGGCTGTATACTTATCTTCGGCTTTTAGCTGATCACTCTAGATTTGTGAGTAATCCAAAATTAGAGGCAttaaagcaattggaaattgaTTTTTGTATTAAAGTTTTAAAGGAGCAGTTTCCTTTGTGTTTGAAGGTTGGCAGGGATCTTGTTCGACTTCTACAAGATTTGGTTCATTTACCCAAGTTTAGAGCAATATGGAAGGATTTGGTATTGAACCAGGGCGAGTTTAAGGCTCGGGGATTTTATGGTATTCCACAGCTCTATAACACAAGGACTCCAAGTGAGTATATGTTACTTCGGATTACTCCAGAAATGGAGGCCCAATTGCGATTTTTACTCACTCATGTGAAGTTGGGAAACCAGAAGCGTCACCAGGCATGGTTTGCCAAGAAGTTTCTATGGGAACCAAACAGGGAGACTCTCATAATTGACATTGTTCGATTTATATGTTGTGCCTACCACCCGACCAACGAAGTCATTCAGTCAGATGTCGTTCCAAGATGGGCTGTTATAGGTTGGCTTTTGAAATCTTGCACGAAGAATTATGTCGAAGCAAATGTGAAATTGGCTCTACTTTATGATTGGCTCTTTTTTGAGGAAAGAGTAGACAATATTATGGATATTGAACCCGCAATGCTATTAATGGTATATTCTATACCCAGATACATTGATATAACTCACACTCTTCTTGAATTTCTATTCCTTCTTATGGAGAACTATGATGTGGAACATTACGATATCTTAGTTAAAGGTGTGTCAACTTCTTTTAGTGTACTTGTTAAGAGAGGAGTGATTTGTTCACTTGATGTCTTGACCTCTTGTGATGCACTGTCTCCTATATTGCAACAAGCTCGACAGGTTTTTGTCAGGTAG
- the LOC103402120 gene encoding uncharacterized protein isoform X5, whose amino-acid sequence MATIFMSKWDYLLQVDPMILTSGLYTYLRLLADHSRFVGRDLVRLLQDLVHLPKFRAIWKDLVLNQGEFKARGFYGIPQLYNTRTPSEYMLLRITPEMEAQLRFLLTHVKLGNQKRHQAWFAKKFLWEPNRETLIIDIVRFICCAYHPTNEVIQSDVVPRWAVIGWLLKSCTKNYVEANVKLALLYDWLFFEERVDNIMDIEPAMLLMVCC is encoded by the exons ATGGCGACCATCTTTATGTCGAAATGGGATTACTTGTTACAGGTTGATCCGATGATTTTGACTAGTGGGCTGTATACTTATCTTCGGCTTTTAGCTGATCACTCTAGATTT GTTGGCAGGGATCTTGTTCGACTTCTACAAGATTTGGTTCATTTACCCAAGTTTAGAGCAATATGGAAGGATTTGGTATTGAACCAGGGCGAGTTTAAGGCTCGGGGATTTTATGGTATTCCACAGCTCTATAACACAAGGACTCCAAGTGAGTATATGTTACTTCGGATTACTCCAGAAATGGAGGCCCAATTGCGATTTTTACTCACTCATGTGAAGTTGGGAAACCAGAAGCGTCACCAGGCATGGTTTGCCAAGAAGTTTCTATGGGAACCAAACAGGGAGACTCTCATAATTGACATTGTTCGATTTATATGTTGTGCCTACCACCCGACCAACGAAGTCATTCAGTCAGATGTCGTTCCAAGATGGGCTGTTATAGGTTGGCTTTTGAAATCTTGCACGAAGAATTATGTCGAAGCAAATGTGAAATTGGCTCTACTTTATGATTGGCTCTTTTTTGAGGAAAGAGTAGACAATATTATGGATATTGAACCCGCAATGCTATTAATG GTATGCTGTTGA
- the LOC103402120 gene encoding uncharacterized protein isoform X4 gives MATIFMSKWDYLLQVDPMILTSGLYTYLRLLADHSRFVSNPKLEALKQLEIDFCIKVLKEQFPLCLKVGRDLVRLLQDLVHLPKFRAIWKDLVLNQGEFKARGFYGIPQLYNTRTPSEYMLLRITPEMEAQLRFLLTHVKLGNQKRHQAWFAKKFLWEPNRETLIIDIVRFICCAYHPTNEVIQSDVVPRWAVIGWLLKSCTKNYVEANVKLALLYDWLFFEERVDNIMDIEPAMLLMVYSIPRYIDITHTLLEFLFLLMENYDVEHYDILVKGVSTSFSVLVKRGVICSLDVLTSCDALSPILQQARQVFVR, from the coding sequence ATGGCGACCATCTTTATGTCGAAATGGGATTACTTGTTACAGGTTGATCCGATGATTTTGACTAGTGGGCTGTATACTTATCTTCGGCTTTTAGCTGATCACTCTAGATTTGTGAGTAATCCAAAATTAGAGGCAttaaagcaattggaaattgaTTTTTGTATTAAAGTTTTAAAGGAGCAGTTTCCTTTGTGTTTGAAGGTTGGCAGGGATCTTGTTCGACTTCTACAAGATTTGGTTCATTTACCCAAGTTTAGAGCAATATGGAAGGATTTGGTATTGAACCAGGGCGAGTTTAAGGCTCGGGGATTTTATGGTATTCCACAGCTCTATAACACAAGGACTCCAAGTGAGTATATGTTACTTCGGATTACTCCAGAAATGGAGGCCCAATTGCGATTTTTACTCACTCATGTGAAGTTGGGAAACCAGAAGCGTCACCAGGCATGGTTTGCCAAGAAGTTTCTATGGGAACCAAACAGGGAGACTCTCATAATTGACATTGTTCGATTTATATGTTGTGCCTACCACCCGACCAACGAAGTCATTCAGTCAGATGTCGTTCCAAGATGGGCTGTTATAGGTTGGCTTTTGAAATCTTGCACGAAGAATTATGTCGAAGCAAATGTGAAATTGGCTCTACTTTATGATTGGCTCTTTTTTGAGGAAAGAGTAGACAATATTATGGATATTGAACCCGCAATGCTATTAATGGTATATTCTATACCCAGATACATTGATATAACTCACACTCTTCTTGAATTTCTATTCCTTCTTATGGAGAACTATGATGTGGAACATTACGATATCTTAGTTAAAGGTGTGTCAACTTCTTTTAGTGTACTTGTTAAGAGAGGAGTGATTTGTTCACTTGATGTCTTGACCTCTTGTGATGCACTGTCTCCTATATTGCAACAAGCTCGACAGGTTTTTGTCAGGTAG
- the LOC103402118 gene encoding ethylene-responsive transcription factor ERF019, which translates to MSYSSEESGSPCSTTNRKLKGVRQRKWGKWVSEIRVPGTQDRLWLGSFSTAEAAAVARDVAYYCLRRPSTLEGLNFPLELPPCARDDMSPRSVQKAASDAGMAVDAQLIANKSPPQQPAGTGSYAVETTEFWEDGYVGQSSTSTSRGSWGGGHGFGNGGDHQGGLSISIDDYDLQI; encoded by the coding sequence atgagTTACAGTTCGGAAGAAAGCGGGAGTCCATGCAGCACAACAAACAGAAAACTCAAGGGGGTGCGCCAACGGAAATGGGGCAAGTGGGTGTCCGAAATCCGTGTTCCGGGGACTCAAGACCGGCTTTGGTTAGGCTCCTTCTCCACGGCAGAGGCGGCAGCGGTGGCTCGAGACGTTGCGTATTATTGCTTGCGTCGACCTTCCACGTTGGAAGGCCTTAACTTCCCGTTGGAGTTACCGCCTTGTGCGAGGGATGATATGTCGCCCAGGTCGGTGCAGAAGGCAGCCTCGGATGCTGGCATGGCAGTTGATGCTCAGCTGATAGCCAACAAGTCGCCGCCACAGCAGCCAGCTGGAACTGGAAGCTATGCAGTTGAGACGACTGAGTTTTGGGAAGATGGTTATGTTGGACAGAGTTCTACTTCTACTTCTAGGGGCAGCTGGGGAGGAGGACATGGATTTGGCAACGGCGGTGATCATCAAGGGGGTTTGAGCATTTCCATTGACGATTATGATCTCCAAATCTAA